The Pogona vitticeps strain Pit_001003342236 chromosome 3, PviZW2.1, whole genome shotgun sequence genome includes a window with the following:
- the PDCL3 gene encoding phosducin-like protein 3 codes for MQDPNADTEWNDILRKKGILPPKEELKAQEQAEEERQLQLLQQQSVVKTYEDMTLEELEENEDEFSEEDERAMEMYRQQRLAEWKASQAKKKFGHVLEISGQDYVQEITKASKDIWVILHLYKQGIPLCALINQHLNGLAKKFPDVKFVKAISTTCIPNYPDRNLPTIFIYLEGDIKAQYIGPLVFGGMNLTCDELEWKISESGAIKTDLEENPRKQIQDHLMTSVRCSVPSRRDESDSEED; via the exons GATCCCAATGCAGACACGGAATGGAATGACATTCTACGCAAAAAAGGCATCCTTCCCCCAAAAGAGGAGCTGAAGGCGCAAGAGCAGGCTGAAGAGGAAAGGCAGCTCCAGCTTCTCCAGCAACAGTCAGTGG TCAAAACCTACGAAGACATGACCCTGGAGGAACTTGAAGAAAATGAAGATGAATTCAGTGAGGAAGATGAGCGTGCCATGGAAATGTACAG GCAGCAAAGACTAGCTGAATGGAAAGCATCTCAAGCCAAAAAGAAATTTGGGCATGTTTTAGAGATCTCAGGGCAGGATTATGTCCAAGAAATTACCAAAGCCAGCAAGGATATATGGGTGATACTGCATCTTTATAAACAAGG CATTCCACTCTGTGCCCTGATCAACCAACACTTAAATGGGCTTGCAAAGAAGTTTCCAGATGTCAAGTTCGTCAAAGCCATTTCCACCACCTGCATACCCAACTACCCTGACAGAAACCTCCCCACAATCTTCATCTACCTTGAAGGAGACATCAAGGCCCAGTACATTGGCCCACTGGTGTTTGGAGGAATGAACCTGACCTGCGATG AATTGGAATGGAAGATTTCTGAATCAGGAGCCATCAAGACAGACCTGGAGGAGAACCCCAGGAAGCAAATCCAGGATCATCTGATGACTTCAGTCCGCTGTTCTGTTCCGAGCAGGAGAGACGAAAGCGACTCAGAAGAGGACTGA